One genomic segment of Pseudonocardia sp. T1-2H includes these proteins:
- a CDS encoding GNAT family N-acetyltransferase: protein MITLHDGYEIDDDPARIDRDAVWEFLSTQAYWGRWRARAQLETQIDVAWRVLALYGPGTGRTVGFARAVSDGVSFAYLADVYVHPDVRGHGLGVALVRAMLDTGAHMRWTLHTRDAHELYRRFGFSAPDETALERPAPPR from the coding sequence GTGATCACGCTGCACGACGGTTACGAGATCGACGACGATCCCGCCCGCATCGACCGCGACGCCGTGTGGGAGTTCCTCTCCACCCAGGCCTACTGGGGGCGCTGGCGCGCCCGCGCGCAGCTCGAGACCCAGATCGACGTCGCCTGGCGGGTGCTCGCCCTCTACGGACCCGGGACGGGCAGGACCGTCGGCTTCGCCCGCGCCGTGTCGGACGGCGTCTCCTTCGCCTACCTCGCGGACGTCTACGTGCATCCGGACGTCCGCGGGCACGGGCTCGGTGTCGCGCTCGTCCGCGCGATGCTCGACACCGGCGCGCACATGCGCTGGACCCTGCACACCCGGGACGCGCACGAGTTGTACCGGCGCTTCGGGTTCAGCGCCCCCGACGAGACCGCCCTGGAAAGGCCGGCGCCACCACGATGA
- the mdlC gene encoding benzoylformate decarboxylase, whose protein sequence is MRTVRDATFDVLRRYGLTTIFANPGSTEVAFLTDLPDDIDFVLALHEGSVVGIATGWATANDRPALVNLHTTAGLGNAVGALATARVNRVPLVVLVGQQDRRHLAFRPFLAGDLEGLAGSYPVWTTTPARPQDVPSAVARAWHEARDGRGPALVVVPSDDWSAEAGDGEVAAPAVLRHGTAVDPSVVDELAALVGDARSPALVVGADADGAGTWSALVTLAEKLGCPVWQEPFAARAGFPQDHPQFAGHLPAGRARLRDALAAHDVVLAVGAPVFRQYPYEPGPLVAAGTRLAMITDDPEDARHSPVDLAVVAGPAAVCAALAERLPEPAGGAFSPVRASAPEPPTAGEPLRAAHVLAALAARVPAETVVVEETPSSRPDLHRLLPARRPLGFLSAAMGGLGFALPAAIGVRMARPGTPVVAVVGDGSSLYGIQALWSAAHYRVGVLFVVLANGRYAIMDRLAEKQGDGKAPWPAFTEVSVGGLAEALGCPARRVDTWDALEEALDDVVPGLVGRETPLVLEVTVEPDAVFEP, encoded by the coding sequence ATGAGAACTGTCCGGGACGCCACCTTCGACGTCCTGCGCCGCTACGGCCTGACGACGATCTTCGCGAATCCGGGTTCCACCGAGGTCGCGTTCCTGACCGACCTGCCCGACGACATCGACTTCGTCCTGGCCCTGCACGAGGGCTCGGTGGTGGGGATCGCCACGGGCTGGGCCACCGCGAACGACCGCCCCGCCCTGGTCAACCTGCACACGACGGCCGGGCTCGGCAACGCCGTCGGTGCCCTGGCGACGGCGCGGGTCAACCGGGTGCCGCTGGTCGTCCTCGTCGGCCAGCAGGACCGCCGGCACCTCGCGTTCCGGCCGTTCCTGGCCGGCGACCTCGAGGGCCTCGCCGGCAGCTACCCGGTCTGGACGACGACCCCGGCCCGGCCCCAGGACGTCCCGAGCGCGGTCGCGCGGGCCTGGCACGAGGCGCGCGACGGCCGGGGTCCGGCCCTGGTCGTCGTGCCGTCGGACGACTGGTCCGCCGAGGCCGGGGACGGCGAGGTCGCCGCGCCCGCCGTGCTGCGCCACGGGACGGCCGTCGACCCGTCGGTCGTCGACGAGCTGGCCGCGCTCGTCGGCGACGCGCGGTCCCCGGCGCTCGTCGTCGGGGCGGACGCGGACGGTGCCGGGACGTGGTCCGCGCTGGTCACACTCGCGGAGAAGCTGGGCTGCCCGGTCTGGCAGGAGCCGTTCGCGGCGCGCGCGGGCTTCCCGCAGGACCATCCGCAGTTCGCCGGGCACCTGCCCGCGGGCCGGGCCCGGTTGCGGGACGCACTGGCCGCGCACGACGTCGTGCTGGCCGTCGGCGCGCCGGTGTTCCGGCAGTACCCCTACGAACCCGGGCCCCTGGTCGCCGCCGGGACGAGGCTCGCGATGATCACCGACGACCCGGAGGACGCCCGGCACAGCCCTGTCGACCTGGCCGTCGTCGCCGGTCCGGCGGCGGTCTGCGCGGCCCTGGCCGAGCGCCTGCCGGAGCCGGCCGGGGGCGCGTTCTCCCCGGTCCGCGCCTCGGCGCCGGAACCACCGACGGCGGGGGAGCCGCTGCGGGCGGCGCACGTGCTCGCCGCGCTGGCCGCGCGGGTCCCGGCGGAGACCGTGGTGGTCGAGGAGACTCCGTCGAGCCGGCCGGATCTGCACCGCCTGCTCCCGGCCCGGCGCCCGCTCGGGTTCCTGAGCGCGGCGATGGGCGGTCTCGGCTTCGCCCTGCCCGCCGCGATCGGCGTGCGGATGGCGCGGCCGGGCACGCCGGTGGTCGCGGTCGTCGGGGACGGGTCGTCGCTCTACGGCATCCAGGCGCTGTGGAGCGCGGCGCACTACCGGGTGGGCGTGCTGTTCGTCGTCCTCGCCAACGGCCGCTACGCGATCATGGACCGGCTGGCTGAGAAGCAGGGCGACGGGAAGGCGCCGTGGCCCGCGTTCACCGAGGTCAGCGTGGGCGGACTGGCGGAGGCGCTCGGCTGCCCGGCGCGCCGCGTCGACACCTGGGACGCGCTGGAGGAGGCGCTCGACGACGTCGTGCCCGGGTTGGTGGGGCGGGAGACGCCGCTGGTGCTCGAGGTGACCGTGGAGCCGGACGCGGTGTTCGAGCCCTAG
- a CDS encoding MFS transporter, with amino-acid sequence MSGKKAGPGGRGSPRWVAPLCWTAVALEGFDLVVLGVVLPSLLRDPAWGLNPGTASLISVVGLLGVMVGALGIGPLTDRFGRRRMMLITVTSFSVFTLLCAFATGPVMFGVLRFLAGLGLGGVLPVALAMVNEFARVGKGGSATTTLMTGYHVGAVATALLGILVIPSFGWRAMFVIGALPALVLVPLIAARLPESLTGDAVAETAEVTGTRNPVAALFRGGYLRATLAFWVSSFMGLLLVYGLNTWLPEIMRSAGYELGAALALLLVLNVGAIVGLLVAGRVADRIGLRKAVIGWFAAAAVFLALLSIRLPGVGVYVSVLLAGVFVFSSQVLVYAAISRHYPAAVRATALGAASGIGRLGAITGPLIGGALLSAGIAYPWGFYVFALVAALGAVAVAAVGRIGAPTRKADA; translated from the coding sequence ATGTCCGGCAAGAAGGCCGGTCCGGGAGGACGGGGGTCGCCGCGCTGGGTCGCGCCGCTGTGCTGGACCGCCGTGGCGCTCGAAGGGTTCGACCTCGTCGTCCTCGGGGTGGTGCTGCCGTCCCTGCTGCGTGACCCGGCCTGGGGACTGAATCCCGGGACCGCGTCGCTGATCTCGGTCGTCGGGCTGCTCGGCGTGATGGTCGGCGCGCTCGGCATCGGTCCGCTGACGGACCGCTTCGGCCGCCGCCGGATGATGCTGATCACCGTCACGTCGTTCTCGGTGTTCACCCTGCTCTGTGCCTTCGCCACCGGTCCGGTCATGTTCGGGGTCCTGCGGTTCCTCGCGGGGCTCGGCCTCGGCGGTGTGCTGCCGGTGGCGCTGGCGATGGTCAACGAGTTCGCCCGGGTGGGGAAGGGCGGCAGCGCGACCACGACGCTGATGACGGGCTACCACGTCGGGGCGGTCGCGACCGCGCTGCTCGGGATCCTGGTGATCCCCTCGTTCGGCTGGCGGGCGATGTTCGTCATCGGCGCGCTCCCGGCACTGGTCCTGGTCCCGCTGATCGCGGCGCGGCTGCCCGAGTCCCTGACCGGCGACGCCGTTGCCGAGACCGCCGAGGTCACCGGCACCCGTAACCCCGTCGCCGCCCTGTTCCGTGGCGGCTACCTCCGGGCGACGCTCGCCTTCTGGGTCAGCTCGTTCATGGGCCTGCTCCTGGTCTACGGCCTGAACACCTGGCTGCCGGAGATCATGCGGTCGGCGGGCTACGAGCTCGGTGCCGCACTCGCCCTGCTGCTCGTGCTCAACGTCGGCGCGATCGTCGGGCTGCTCGTCGCCGGCCGCGTGGCGGACCGGATCGGCCTGCGGAAGGCGGTCATCGGCTGGTTCGCGGCGGCGGCGGTCTTCCTCGCGCTGCTCAGCATCCGGCTTCCGGGCGTCGGCGTGTACGTCAGCGTGCTGCTGGCCGGCGTGTTCGTGTTCAGCTCACAGGTGCTCGTCTACGCGGCGATCAGCCGCCACTACCCGGCCGCGGTACGCGCCACGGCTCTCGGCGCGGCGAGCGGCATCGGCCGGCTCGGCGCGATCACCGGGCCGCTGATCGGCGGCGCGCTCCTCTCCGCCGGGATCGCCTACCCCTGGGGCTTCTACGTGTTCGCGCTGGTCGCGGCGCTCGGCGCGGTCGCCGTGGCGGCGGTGGGCCGGATCGGCGCGCCCACCCGGAAGGCCGACGCATGA
- a CDS encoding response regulator transcription factor codes for MIRVIVADDHAVVRHGLHQLLETAPDIEVVAVAADGEEAVALVGEHLPDVVLMDLHMPVMHGIEATRRIVTGHPEVRVVILTSFGDEARILEALDAGARGYLLKHVEPDALIDAVRAVDAGEAPLDPRAGRVLLDRQRARSVVTDLSQREREVLTLVTEGLANKQVARRLGISERTVKAHLTNVFQRIKVTDRVQAAIWAREHLR; via the coding sequence ATGATCAGAGTGATCGTGGCCGACGACCACGCCGTGGTGCGGCACGGCCTGCACCAACTGCTGGAGACCGCGCCGGACATCGAGGTCGTCGCGGTGGCCGCGGACGGCGAGGAGGCCGTCGCCCTGGTCGGGGAGCACCTGCCGGACGTGGTGCTCATGGACCTCCACATGCCTGTCATGCACGGCATCGAGGCGACCCGGCGGATCGTGACCGGACATCCCGAGGTCCGGGTCGTCATCCTCACGTCGTTCGGTGACGAGGCCCGCATCCTCGAGGCGCTCGACGCGGGCGCGCGGGGCTACCTCCTCAAGCACGTGGAGCCGGACGCGCTGATCGACGCCGTCCGCGCGGTCGACGCCGGGGAGGCCCCGCTGGACCCGAGGGCGGGCCGGGTACTGCTCGACCGGCAGCGCGCGCGCTCGGTGGTCACCGACCTGTCCCAGCGCGAACGCGAGGTCCTGACGCTCGTCACGGAGGGGCTCGCCAACAAGCAGGTGGCCCGCCGGCTCGGCATCAGCGAGCGCACGGTCAAGGCCCACCTGACGAACGTGTTCCAGCGCATCAAGGTCACCGACCGGGTCCAGGCGGCGATCTGGGCGCGCGAACACCTCCGGTGA
- a CDS encoding ATP-binding protein — MEVPVEVLAREQMELLYRVAREGVRNVVVHADAGRVVVTVGRAGDALVMTVADDGRGLPGPVPGRPGHLGLRSLGDMAKALGAVLELESVPGRGTVLRLEVPLG; from the coding sequence GTGGAGGTACCCGTCGAGGTCCTGGCCCGGGAGCAGATGGAACTGCTGTACCGCGTCGCCCGGGAGGGTGTCCGCAACGTCGTCGTCCACGCGGACGCGGGCCGGGTCGTGGTCACCGTGGGCCGCGCGGGTGACGCGCTGGTGATGACCGTCGCGGACGACGGTCGTGGCCTCCCGGGCCCGGTGCCCGGCAGGCCCGGCCACCTCGGGCTGAGGTCCCTGGGGGACATGGCGAAGGCGCTCGGCGCCGTCCTCGAGCTCGAGTCCGTGCCCGGACGCGGCACGGTGCTGCGGTTGGAGGTACCGCTCGGATGA
- a CDS encoding histidine kinase → MSRTRSGRVDAPAGRSRTRRSRNVHDDERQPSSAGLAVRYALTGLVTLLAVALVAAHAGRTMSTEVAIDAAVRATALVGDLAVRPALDDAVLRGDPRAVAALDEVVRPRVLSSLVRVKIWDEGGRILYSDEPRLRGQQFAFSADERRVLATGERHAGLSDLTRPENRFEDHDVALLEVYERLTTPSGVPVLFEAYHRYEGITEESRRTWTRFAPSLFGALVLLALLQLPIAVALARRLRRAQRQRETLLRRVIEATDTDRRRIAGDLHDGVVQDLAGVAFALGAVVRAGGAVNVAEVDGAAWRIRHAVRSLRSLLVEIYPRTCTRRASKQRCRTCWPA, encoded by the coding sequence GTGTCGCGCACGAGGTCGGGCCGTGTCGACGCGCCCGCCGGCAGGTCGCGCACCCGGCGCAGCCGCAACGTCCACGACGACGAGCGGCAGCCCTCGAGCGCGGGCCTCGCCGTGCGCTACGCGTTGACCGGCCTCGTCACCCTCCTGGCCGTCGCCCTCGTCGCCGCCCACGCCGGCCGCACGATGAGCACCGAGGTGGCGATCGACGCCGCGGTTCGCGCCACCGCCCTCGTCGGCGACCTGGCCGTCCGGCCCGCCCTCGACGACGCCGTCCTGAGGGGCGATCCCCGCGCCGTGGCCGCCCTCGACGAGGTCGTACGCCCCCGGGTGCTCAGCTCCCTCGTCCGGGTGAAGATCTGGGACGAGGGCGGCAGGATCCTGTACTCCGACGAGCCGCGCCTGCGCGGGCAGCAGTTCGCGTTCAGCGCCGACGAGCGCCGGGTGCTCGCGACCGGCGAGAGGCACGCGGGGCTCAGCGACCTGACCCGTCCGGAGAACCGGTTCGAGGACCACGACGTCGCGTTGCTGGAGGTCTACGAGCGGCTGACGACCCCGTCGGGCGTGCCGGTGCTGTTCGAGGCCTACCACCGCTACGAGGGGATCACCGAGGAGAGCAGGCGCACCTGGACGAGGTTCGCCCCCTCCCTCTTCGGCGCGCTCGTCCTGCTCGCGCTGCTCCAGCTGCCGATCGCCGTCGCCCTCGCCCGTCGGCTCCGGCGGGCCCAGCGTCAGCGTGAGACCCTGCTGCGACGGGTGATCGAGGCGACCGACACCGATCGCCGCCGCATCGCGGGGGACCTGCACGACGGCGTCGTGCAGGACCTCGCCGGGGTGGCGTTCGCGCTGGGCGCCGTGGTGCGCGCGGGAGGTGCGGTGAACGTCGCCGAGGTGGACGGCGCGGCGTGGCGGATCCGGCACGCGGTGCGGTCCCTCCGCTCGCTGCTGGTGGAGATCTACCCCCGAACCTGTACGCGGAGGGCCTCGAAGCAGCGCTGTCGGACCTGCTGGCCCGCCTGA
- a CDS encoding response regulator, with product MLLVDDSAAVRSGLSALLDSVGGFTVVGQCADGAECVEAAKRREPHVIVMDAAMPGVDGVAATVRLLAAVPGSRVLFLTSSVSGDTVRGAHAAGAVGYLSKSAPPDEVVDAIRRVASGGTAWSPAAAAALGRER from the coding sequence GTGCTGCTGGTCGACGACAGTGCCGCCGTCCGCTCCGGCCTCAGCGCGCTGCTCGACTCGGTCGGCGGATTCACCGTGGTGGGCCAGTGCGCCGACGGCGCCGAGTGCGTCGAGGCCGCGAAACGCCGGGAACCGCACGTGATCGTGATGGATGCGGCCATGCCCGGTGTCGACGGCGTCGCCGCGACCGTCCGGCTCCTCGCCGCGGTTCCCGGTTCCCGGGTCCTCTTCCTGACGTCCTCGGTGTCGGGCGACACCGTCCGCGGGGCGCACGCCGCGGGCGCCGTCGGCTACCTCTCGAAGTCGGCCCCGCCCGACGAGGTGGTGGACGCCATCCGACGGGTGGCCTCGGGCGGAACCGCATGGTCGCCCGCGGCGGCCGCCGCGCTGGGCCGCGAGCGCTGA
- a CDS encoding sensor histidine kinase yields MRAGSPVSPVRRQVTTFITVGVVVLAVIAFGAVLASRIVARAEALRDAERVTDRLAHLVVGPLLVGTLAEDPGARDQLDLAIYNRLGDGSISEVNVWRRDGTIVYADQARIIGTQKAPPAEVVAAIDRGTVSSELQDSDEAGVLPGDERFVEVYVPLALADGSRYAFEAYFSSARVDSQAASLVGTLVALAVVPLVVLQLVQLPIALSLARRVRRQEAERVRLLQRALSSSDKERAKIAADLHDGVVQDLAGAGYALAALRTSVAPERRGVADTVAGAVRSAVDELRHLMVDIYPPDLSGPGLAVAVEGLVRPLRERNVDVLVDVAPLPAMDPETAASIYRVARESLMNVSKHSGASRVQVVLEVLGPEQEAIRLRVCDDGVGIPAAEADRQQDGHFGIRMLSDRLMDLGGRFSVMPGPAGGTVAEAVLPLTVVG; encoded by the coding sequence ATGAGGGCCGGGTCCCCGGTCTCCCCGGTCCGGCGGCAGGTCACGACGTTCATCACGGTCGGCGTGGTCGTCCTCGCGGTGATCGCGTTCGGCGCCGTGCTGGCGAGCCGGATCGTCGCGCGGGCCGAGGCGCTCCGGGACGCCGAGCGCGTCACCGACCGACTGGCCCACCTCGTCGTCGGACCGCTGCTGGTGGGCACGTTGGCCGAGGACCCCGGTGCCCGTGACCAGCTCGACCTGGCGATCTACAACCGGCTCGGCGACGGCTCGATCAGCGAGGTCAACGTGTGGCGGCGGGACGGCACGATCGTCTACGCCGACCAGGCCCGCATCATCGGGACGCAGAAGGCACCGCCCGCCGAGGTCGTCGCGGCGATCGATCGGGGCACCGTGAGCTCCGAGCTCCAGGACTCCGACGAGGCGGGCGTGCTGCCGGGTGACGAGCGGTTCGTCGAGGTGTACGTGCCGCTGGCCCTGGCCGACGGCAGCCGGTACGCGTTCGAGGCCTACTTCAGCTCCGCGCGCGTCGACAGCCAGGCCGCGTCACTGGTGGGGACGCTCGTCGCGCTCGCCGTCGTCCCGCTGGTCGTCCTGCAGCTGGTACAGCTGCCCATCGCGCTCTCCCTCGCCCGGCGCGTCCGCCGCCAGGAGGCGGAGCGGGTGCGGCTGCTGCAGCGGGCGCTGTCGTCGTCGGACAAGGAGCGCGCGAAGATCGCGGCCGACCTGCACGACGGGGTCGTGCAGGACCTCGCCGGGGCGGGGTACGCGCTCGCCGCACTGCGGACGTCGGTCGCTCCCGAGCGACGCGGCGTCGCCGACACGGTCGCGGGCGCGGTGCGTTCGGCGGTCGACGAGCTGCGCCACCTGATGGTCGACATCTACCCGCCCGACCTCTCGGGGCCCGGCCTCGCCGTCGCCGTCGAGGGCCTCGTCCGGCCTCTGCGGGAACGGAACGTCGACGTCCTCGTCGACGTCGCGCCGCTGCCCGCGATGGATCCGGAGACGGCGGCGAGCATCTACCGGGTGGCACGCGAGTCCCTGATGAACGTCTCCAAGCACTCGGGGGCGTCCCGCGTGCAGGTGGTCCTCGAGGTCCTGGGGCCGGAGCAGGAGGCCATCCGGCTGCGGGTGTGCGACGACGGCGTCGGCATCCCCGCCGCGGAGGCGGACCGGCAGCAGGACGGTCACTTCGGTATCCGGATGCTCTCCGACCGACTCATGGACCTCGGCGGCCGCTTCTCCGTGATGCCCGGGCCCGCCGGCGGCACCGTCGCCGAGGCGGTGCTCCCGCTGACGGTCGTCGGCTGA